In a genomic window of Coregonus clupeaformis isolate EN_2021a chromosome 27, ASM2061545v1, whole genome shotgun sequence:
- the LOC121541915 gene encoding palmitoyltransferase ZDHHC20-A isoform X3 produces the protein MHTSWNSVSLQSQIMQKKFCLAKVEKEQYEKEEPDTQQDILKKVAVGLPVYTRTGTGAVRYCDHCQVIKPDRCHHCSTCDMCVLKMDHHCPWVNNCVGFSNYKFFVLFLAYSMLYCVFIAATVLQYFIKFWTHCRRRSVGDCSQNQLPDTHAKFHVLFLFFVAAMFFISILSLFSYHLWLVGKNRTTIEAFRAPVFRNGPDKNGFSLGFSRNMAEVFGDQKKYWMFPIYTSHGDGHSFVTRLLTLDPEQIAVGLQINGKSSVDGLTSPKHVLGNNINHIEDHQDDVAQTVTVTMESES, from the exons ATGCATACGTCGTGGAACTCTGTATCT TTACAATCCCAAATAATGCAGAAAAAA TTCTGTCTGGCCAAAGTGGAGAAGGAGCAGTATGAGAAGGAGGAGCCAGACACTCAGCAGGACATCCTGAAGAAAGTGGCCGTAGGATTGCCTGTCTACACACGCACAGGGACAGGAG CTGTCCGGTACTGTGACCACTGTCAGGTGATCAAACCCGACCGCTGCCACCACTGTTCCACCTGTGACAT gtgtgtACTGAAGATGGATCATCACTGTCCATG ggTGAATAACTGTGTTGGATTTTCGAACTACAAGTTCTTTGTCTTGTTTCTGGCCTACTCCATGCTGTATTGTGTGTTCATCGCTGCTACCGTCCTGCAGTATTTCATCAAATTCTGGACA CATTGCCGAAGGAGATCTGTTGGGGATTGTTCTCAG AATCAGCTGCCTGACACTCACGCCAAATTCCACGTGTTGTTTCTGTTTTTCGTGGCGGCCATGTTCTTCATCAGCATCCTGTCGCTTTTCAGCTACCATCTCTGGCTTGTGGGAAAGAACAGAACCACCATAG aGGCTTTCAGGGCTCCTGTCTTCAGAAATGGCCCAGACAAGAATGGCTTCTCTCTGGGCTTCAGTAGGAACATGGCGGAGGTGTTTGGAGACCAGAAGAAGTACTGGATGTTTCCCATCTACACCAG TCACGGGGATGGACACAGTTTTGTCACCCGGTTGCTGACCTTAGATCCTGAGCAGATAGCTGTGGGCCTCCAGATCAACGGCAAAAG CTCTGTAGATGGTCTGACAAGCCCCAAGCATGTCCTTGGCAACAACATTAACCACATTGAGGACCATCAGGATG ACGTAGCCCAGACGGTCACTGTCACCATGGAGAGTGAGTCATAG
- the LOC121541915 gene encoding palmitoyltransferase ZDHHC20-B isoform X1: MAPHHVLKCCQRSLAWIPVIFINLVVGWSYYAYVVELCIFTIPNNAEKISYLVVFHLFFIMFIWSYWKTICSRPASPSKEFCLAKVEKEQYEKEEPDTQQDILKKVAVGLPVYTRTGTGAVRYCDHCQVIKPDRCHHCSTCDMCVLKMDHHCPWVNNCVGFSNYKFFVLFLAYSMLYCVFIAATVLQYFIKFWTHCRRRSVGDCSQNQLPDTHAKFHVLFLFFVAAMFFISILSLFSYHLWLVGKNRTTIEAFRAPVFRNGPDKNGFSLGFSRNMAEVFGDQKKYWMFPIYTSHGDGHSFVTRLLTLDPEQIAVGLQINGKSSVDGLTSPKHVLGNNINHIEDHQDDVAQTVTVTMESES, translated from the exons ATGGCGCCGCATCATGTACTGAAGTGCTGTCAGCGGAGTTTAGCTTGGATACCTGTTATTTTCATCAACCTGGTCGTTGGCTGGTCTTATTATGCATACGTCGTGGAACTCTGTATCT TTACAATCCCAAATAATGCAGAAAAAA TATCATACCTGGTTGTCTTCCACCTGTTCTTCATCATGTTTATCTGGTCCTACTGGAAGACTATCTGCAGCAGGCCTGCCAGCCCCTCTAAAGAG TTCTGTCTGGCCAAAGTGGAGAAGGAGCAGTATGAGAAGGAGGAGCCAGACACTCAGCAGGACATCCTGAAGAAAGTGGCCGTAGGATTGCCTGTCTACACACGCACAGGGACAGGAG CTGTCCGGTACTGTGACCACTGTCAGGTGATCAAACCCGACCGCTGCCACCACTGTTCCACCTGTGACAT gtgtgtACTGAAGATGGATCATCACTGTCCATG ggTGAATAACTGTGTTGGATTTTCGAACTACAAGTTCTTTGTCTTGTTTCTGGCCTACTCCATGCTGTATTGTGTGTTCATCGCTGCTACCGTCCTGCAGTATTTCATCAAATTCTGGACA CATTGCCGAAGGAGATCTGTTGGGGATTGTTCTCAG AATCAGCTGCCTGACACTCACGCCAAATTCCACGTGTTGTTTCTGTTTTTCGTGGCGGCCATGTTCTTCATCAGCATCCTGTCGCTTTTCAGCTACCATCTCTGGCTTGTGGGAAAGAACAGAACCACCATAG aGGCTTTCAGGGCTCCTGTCTTCAGAAATGGCCCAGACAAGAATGGCTTCTCTCTGGGCTTCAGTAGGAACATGGCGGAGGTGTTTGGAGACCAGAAGAAGTACTGGATGTTTCCCATCTACACCAG TCACGGGGATGGACACAGTTTTGTCACCCGGTTGCTGACCTTAGATCCTGAGCAGATAGCTGTGGGCCTCCAGATCAACGGCAAAAG CTCTGTAGATGGTCTGACAAGCCCCAAGCATGTCCTTGGCAACAACATTAACCACATTGAGGACCATCAGGATG ACGTAGCCCAGACGGTCACTGTCACCATGGAGAGTGAGTCATAG
- the LOC121541915 gene encoding palmitoyltransferase ZDHHC20-B isoform X2, with the protein MAPHHVLKCCQRSLAWIPVIFINLVVGWSYYAYVVELCIFTIPNNAEKISYLVVFHLFFIMFIWSYWKTICSRPASPSKEFCLAKVEKEQYEKEEPDTQQDILKKVAVGLPVYTRTGTGAVRYCDHCQVIKPDRCHHCSTCDMCVLKMDHHCPWVNNCVGFSNYKFFVLFLAYSMLYCVFIAATVLQYFIKFWTNQLPDTHAKFHVLFLFFVAAMFFISILSLFSYHLWLVGKNRTTIEAFRAPVFRNGPDKNGFSLGFSRNMAEVFGDQKKYWMFPIYTSHGDGHSFVTRLLTLDPEQIAVGLQINGKSSVDGLTSPKHVLGNNINHIEDHQDDVAQTVTVTMESES; encoded by the exons ATGGCGCCGCATCATGTACTGAAGTGCTGTCAGCGGAGTTTAGCTTGGATACCTGTTATTTTCATCAACCTGGTCGTTGGCTGGTCTTATTATGCATACGTCGTGGAACTCTGTATCT TTACAATCCCAAATAATGCAGAAAAAA TATCATACCTGGTTGTCTTCCACCTGTTCTTCATCATGTTTATCTGGTCCTACTGGAAGACTATCTGCAGCAGGCCTGCCAGCCCCTCTAAAGAG TTCTGTCTGGCCAAAGTGGAGAAGGAGCAGTATGAGAAGGAGGAGCCAGACACTCAGCAGGACATCCTGAAGAAAGTGGCCGTAGGATTGCCTGTCTACACACGCACAGGGACAGGAG CTGTCCGGTACTGTGACCACTGTCAGGTGATCAAACCCGACCGCTGCCACCACTGTTCCACCTGTGACAT gtgtgtACTGAAGATGGATCATCACTGTCCATG ggTGAATAACTGTGTTGGATTTTCGAACTACAAGTTCTTTGTCTTGTTTCTGGCCTACTCCATGCTGTATTGTGTGTTCATCGCTGCTACCGTCCTGCAGTATTTCATCAAATTCTGGACA AATCAGCTGCCTGACACTCACGCCAAATTCCACGTGTTGTTTCTGTTTTTCGTGGCGGCCATGTTCTTCATCAGCATCCTGTCGCTTTTCAGCTACCATCTCTGGCTTGTGGGAAAGAACAGAACCACCATAG aGGCTTTCAGGGCTCCTGTCTTCAGAAATGGCCCAGACAAGAATGGCTTCTCTCTGGGCTTCAGTAGGAACATGGCGGAGGTGTTTGGAGACCAGAAGAAGTACTGGATGTTTCCCATCTACACCAG TCACGGGGATGGACACAGTTTTGTCACCCGGTTGCTGACCTTAGATCCTGAGCAGATAGCTGTGGGCCTCCAGATCAACGGCAAAAG CTCTGTAGATGGTCTGACAAGCCCCAAGCATGTCCTTGGCAACAACATTAACCACATTGAGGACCATCAGGATG ACGTAGCCCAGACGGTCACTGTCACCATGGAGAGTGAGTCATAG
- the LOC123481993 gene encoding APC membrane recruitment protein 2-like, translated as MDVQSESSETPPCDPQPPGKIRKAFKLFGKRKPGSIFSIRGKGEGNNKSPIDRSKTVDGLTESTAAESELEKDKEPEKEQEPEVSQREEQEPEEEPLGDDGDPSIPSAGHPSTSSMTSAKSLSFLMKLQRSRQGGADRRFHTESQPTVRQRRGLKGLFGSMGWNQREEASDEADTPPSPLLMSSRTNSVEIIKEDITFTSRPAPHILDVPEPEPGQESPVSSKSPTVQESSASSPPETTALSAATYSVTGSNEDVPPPLPTTEPPPLDPAVDRLRLLLADISSLISFDSLTGCGDITAEVEAEWGKASTTVGTGPGTKGAVVVEGGERNASLNRGEDMTSRNGMDVWGARNNSPNREEKLHVTQNETHMVPQGPPTEKKTPPVREAWLSKIPVCGGGRVGKLPLRESQPTDNKGSWDPPITGHEEGSQRPSLRNGVSKDTISNSSAEAEVEASLPPVKHSPEESRHLRQPTVYRSIPRDSKIPVKLGVQSNIPVPQGTKEPPRSKIPLSKVPVRRIGNKLTATTAASAQIRK; from the exons ATGGATGTGCAGTCGGAGAGTAGCGAAACCCCGCCGTGCGATCCCCAGCCTCCTGGAAAAATCAGAAAAGCCTTCAAGCTGTTTGGGAAGCGCAAGCCAGGCAGCATCTTCTCTATACGTGGCAAAGGCGAGGGGAACAACAAGTCACCTATCGACAGGAGCAAGACAGTGGACGGATTAACAGAGTCCACGGCAGCAGAGTCGGAGCTCGAGAAGGACAAGGAGCCGGAGAAGGAGCAGGAACCAGaggtgagtcagagagaggagcaggaacCAGAGGAGGAGCCCCTGGGTGATGATGGagatccctccatcccttctgccggccatccctccacctcctcaATGACCTCCGCCAAATCCCTCAGCTTCCTGATGAAGCTGCAGCGCAGCCGGCAAGGAGGAGCAGACCGAAGGTTCCATACAGAGTCTCAGCCAACTGTACGCCAGCGTCGGGGCTTGAAGGGTCTCTTCGGCAGTATGGGATGGAACCAGCGAGAGGAGGCCAGCGATGAGGCCGATACCCCTCCGAGCCCCCTCCTCATGTCGTCCCGTACAAACAGCGTGGAGATCATCAAGGAGGACATTACTTTCACCTCCAGACCTGCGCCTCACATCCTGGATGTCCCAGAACCTGAACCTGGACAAGAGTCCCCTGTTTCATCCAAAAGCCCCACAGTGCAGGAGAGCTCAGCCTCTAGCCCACCAGAGACAACGGCTCTCTCAGCGGCTACATACAGTGTCACTGGATCTAATGAGGATGTACCACCGCCTCTGCCCACCACTGAACCACCACCCTTGGATCCTGCTGTGGATCGTCTGAGGTTGCTGCTTGCAGACATCTCCTCTCTGATAAGCTTTGACTCACTGACCGGATGTGGAGACATCACTGCTGAAGTGGAGGCAGAGTGGGGCAAAGCCAGCACCACTGTCGGAACCGGACCTGGGACCAAGGGAGCTGTGGTT GTGGAGGGTGGTGAGCGCAATGCCTCTCTGAATAGAGGAGAGGACATGACGAGTCGAAACGGCATGGATGTGTGGGGTGCCAGGAACAATTCACCCAATAGAGAAGAGAAACTCCATGTTACACAGAATGAGACACACATGGTCCCCCAGGGGCCCCCCACAGAGAAGAAGACGCCCCCAGTGAGGGAAGCATGGCTCAGTAAGATCCCTGTCTGCGGTGGAGGCAGGGTGGGCAAGTTGCCACTCCGTGAGAGTCAGCCCACTGACAACAAGGGGAGCTGGGACCCACCTATTACAGGGCACGAAGAGGGGAGTCAACGCCCTAGCCTACGGAACGGAGTCAGCAAGGACACAATTAGTAACTCCTCTGCTGAAGCTGAAGTTGAGGCCAGCCTACCCCCTGTAAAACACAGCCCGGAAGAGAGTCGCCACCTCCGCCAACCCACAGTCTACAGAAGTATCCCCCGTGACTCCAAGATCCCTGTCAAGCTGGGAGTCCAGTCCAATATCCCTGTCCCCCAAGGAACTAAGGAGCCCCCGCGCTCCAAGATACCTTTGTCCAAGGTTCCTGTCCGCAGGATCGGCAATAAGCTCACAGCCACCACAGCTGCCAGCGCGCAAATCAGAAAATAA